From the Candidatus Krumholzibacteriia bacterium genome, the window CGGGTCGATTCGTCGGCACTGCTTCCGGCCAAGGCGAGACCGAAATCGGCCACGAGGGAGCGGCCGTCCTGGAACAGGACGTTGTCGGGCTTGATGTCCCGGTGGATGACCCCATGGCGGTGGGCGTAGTCGAGGGCCGCCGCGATTTCGCTGGCGATACGGATCGCATCGCCCACAGGGAGCTGGGTCTCTCGGGTCAGCCGGGCACGGAGGGATTCGCCTTGGACATAGGGCATCACGTAGAAGACCGTCGTGCCGACCCGTCCGGAATCGTACAAGGGCAGGATGTTGGGATGCTGGAGGCTCGCGGTGGTCTCGATCTCTTTCAGGAAGCGCGGGGCGCCGATGAGCTCGGCGAGGTCGGGGTCCATGACCTTGATCGCGACCTTGCGGTTGTGGCGCACGTCCTGGGCGAGGTACACCGTCGCCATGCCGCCGGCGCCCAGCTTGCGCTCGACGGTGTAGCGGTCGCTGACGGCCGCCTGGAGAGGGTCGATCGGCTCACTCATGACTCACGGCGGGCTCGCGCCTGGCAGGGAGGCTCCCACGTGGAACGTCACACACCCCGGCCTCGGTCTCGTCACTTCTTCTCCTCCAACTCCCCCGCCCAATTCATCACTAGCTGGATGACTCCACGCCCACCCGGCTGTTTCGGCAGGATGACGTACAGTCTCTGGCCGTCGGGCGAGATCGTCGCGTCCACGACCTCGCGCGGCAAGCGAAGAAGGGGACGTGGCGTCTCGGCGTGGAACTCCGGACCCGGCTCGATCGGCGCCGCCAGGAGCGTGTGGCCATCGCGGCTCATGAAGAACAGCTCGCGGCCGTCGTGGCTCCAGCGCATGAGCGTGTTCCGCATCTGTGTGCCCACCGTGCCGTCCACCGAGACGCGAACCTTGTGGTCCAGCGCCGGGAACGACTGCACGTAGATCTGGTATTCACCCGATTCGTCCGAACGATAGGCGATCCACTTCCCATCCGGTGAGATCGCGGCGTTGTTCTCGTTGAACTGGGTCTGGATGAGGGGCCGCGCTTCACCGCTGCCTTCCAGCCCGACGATCCAGAGGTCCTCCCCCGTCTGCCCGCTGAGCGAGCGGTAGACGACGAACTTGCCATCCGGCGTCACGTCGTTCGGATCGTTGAACAGGTTCGGCACGTCGGCGAGCAGTTCCTCGCCCCCGCTGCCGCCGACACGCTTCCAGTACAGGTTGCGCCCGCCAGCCCGGTCGGAACCGTAGATCACCCGCCGACCGTCGGGCGTCCAGATCGGGGAGAGGTTCAATGGACCCTCGGAGATGAAACGCGCCGAGATGCCGCGGACGAGATCGACGACGTAGATCACCGAGGAAGACGACCCCACCTTCGTGTACGCCACGACGAACTGCTTGCCGTCCGGCGAGACGCGTGGCTGGCCCAACCATCCTGAGGGTAGTGGTAGGCTCCCGAGTCGTCGGCCTTCACGGTCCAACACGTCCACTCGTTCATCGCTCGTGTTCGGGGCGGCCTGCGCGAGAATGCCGTCGGCCGACACCGACACGGCTGGAGATCCCGCGTAGGCAGCCGTGACGTCCCTCAAGTCGCGCAGAGCCAGCGCCGGCCCACTGGTCCGGAGTGCCCGGGCGTCGAAGCGTTGCGCGAAGACCGTGCCCTGCCGCATGAAGACGAGGAAACCGGGATGTGCATAGACGGCGACGCCGGTGGCGTTCACGACAGCCGGGCCGGGTTTGCCGTCGAGAGTTCCGACGTGCGTCTCGTACTGATACTCCTGGCCCGGAAGTGCGACGTAGAGGAAGTGCTTACCGTCGGGCAGGAAGCTCGGGAAGCGGTGCGCGCTCTCGCCTTTGGCAGCATCCAGCGTCGTGGCAGGCTTCGGCTGCCCGCCGGTGGCGGCAACCTGCAGGAGGGGTCCCGAAGCGGCAGGCGCGAAGAGGATGACATCCCCCGGGCCCCAGGCGGCGCCGCGGGGATTCGGCGCCGCACACAGGATCTGCATGCCCTCGCCCGTGATGGAGACGCGCTTCAGGTTCCCGTCGGCGAAGAAAGCGAGATTCCGACTGTCAGGGGACCAGAACGGGATGACGCCGCGCTCCGTACCTGGAAGCTGGCGCGGCTGCGTCGAGGACAAGGGCCGCAGCCAAAGGTGCGAGATGCCTGCAGAATCGGTGGCCGCGAACGCGAGCATGGAACCGTCGGGCGAGATCACGACGTCGGTCTCCTCGATGCTCAACACCGCATCCTCGGGTCCTTGCACCGAGAGGCGAAGGGGGCGAGGCTCGGGCGGGCGCGACAAGCGGCGCATGGCACCGGCCGTGGCGAGCGCGGTGAGGAGGACGGCTGCGGCGATGGCGAGCCACAGCGTCCCGCGCCCAGGATGGGCGCGCTCCTCCGCCAGTGCGGCGGGGGCGCCGCCTTGTGCGATCTCGTCGAGCCCGAGGCGGGCGTCACCAATGTCGCGCAGCCGTTCCTTGGCGTCCCGGCGCAGGCAGCGCTGCAGCAGCTCCACGAGGCGCGGCGGCGTGCTGGCCGGCAACGCCTTCCAGTCCGGCTCCCGCTCGAGGATGCGGGCCAGAAGGTCCGAGGTGGTCTCGCCTTCGAACGCCTGCTTTCCTGTCAGGCACTCGAACAAGACGACGCCGAACGACCAGATGTCGGTGCGGCGGTCGACGCTCTTCCCGCGCGCTTGCTCCGGGCTCATGTACGCCGCGGTTCCGAGAATCACGCCAGCGTGCGTCGCCGCGTAAGTCATGGTGGGCGATGCCGTGAGGTCGGGGTTGGAGTCCGCTCCCGCGGCCACGCCTCCCTTGGCGAGGCCGAAGTCGAGCACTTTCGCCTCCCCCGTCTCCGTCACCATGATGTTCCCCGGCTTGAGGTCGCGGTGGACGATGCCGCGATCGTGCGCGGCCTCCAGCGCCGCTGCGACCTGGCGGCCGAGAGCGAGGGTTTCGTCGAGCGGCAGCCTCCCGCGGCTCAGTCGTTGCGCCACCGACTCGCCGCTCACGAGCTCGAGAACGAGGTAACGGGCACCGCCGGCCTCTTCGAGACCGTGGATGCCGGCGATGTGCGGGTGGCTCAGGGAGGCGAGAATCTTGGCCTCCCGTTCGAAGCGCGCCAGGCGCTCGGCGTCCTGGGCGAACTCTGCAGGCAGCGACTTGATCGCGACTTCGCGATCGAGCCTCGGGTCCCGGGCTCGCCACACTTCCCCCATGCCGCCCGAGCCGAGGGGGGCCACAATCTCGTACGGTCCGAGTTTCATTCCCGGAGTGAGAGGCACCGTCAGTGCAACCTCGACGCGGCGGGAGTGAGGAGCCAGGAATCCTTGCTCCACCTTCTGCGTTCTGGACGCCAACTTCAAGCGAAGTAACAGCTTACTGGCAGCATCCGAGATCCACAAGCCGCCACAGTCAGCATGGATGGTGCGCCCTTGCTTTCGCTCCTGAACGCTCGTTGAGGAGCCTGGGGGCGCCGAATTCGGCTACCGTGGGTCGGCTGCAGCCGCAGCGGCGCGTGGCGTAGAAGCAGACGTGGCAGCTTCACGCACACCCGCTTGGCCTGGTCGCCTCGGGGAGGCACGGTGCTCGGTCTCGGAGTCCGGCTCGTGGCACGCGGCGCGCTGTGGGCAACGCGACTCTTCTACGAGCTCGGGCGGGACGGACCCGCTCTTCCAGACGGCCCCGTGCTCGTGGTAGCCAACCACCCCAACAGCCTCGTCGACGCGCTCGTCGTCTTCTGCGTCGCTGGGCGGCCCGTGCATCCTCTCGCCCGCGCGCCTCTCTTCGAACGACCGGTCATCGGTCAAGTGCTGCACGAACTGGGTGGCCTGCCGGTGTACCGGCCGCAGGACGATCCGGCGCTCCTCGGGCGCAACGACGCGACCTTCGATGCTGCGGTGGCGGCGTTAGGGCAGGGCGAAGCGGTGCTCGTCTTCCCGGAGGGGACGAGTCACTCGCAGCCGGAGCTGGCACCGCTCAAGACGGGGGCGGCACGCATCGCCCTGCGCGCCGAGGCCGAAGCGCAATGGCAGCTGGGGCTGCGGATCGTGCCCATCGGACTCACCTACCGGCGCAAGGCGTTTTTCCGCGGCGAGGCGGCCGCCTCTGTCGGTGCGGCGCTCGAAACGGGCGCCTGGCGGGAGGCGCACGCACGCGATGCGGTGGCCGCGGTGCGCTCCCTCACCGCAGCGATTGCCGAGGCGCTGGAAGCGGTGACGCTCCAGCTCCAAGGACCCGAGGACGAAGTGCTCTTGCATGCCGCCGAGGCTCTCTACGTAGCCGAGCGCGGCCTCGAAGCGCCGGGTGAGCGCGACGCGCTCGCCACCCGACTGCCGCGCCTCCAGGTGTTCGCGGCGGGGATGAACTGGCTGCGGGCGCAGGATCCAGCGAGGTTCGCTCGCCTCGCCGGGGCCGTTCGTTCCCACGCTGCCCGCTTGTCCCGGCTGGGAATCGAGGACGGCGAGCTGCCCAAGGCGCAGACGTGGTGGGTGACGTTGCGCGCCCTCGGGAGAGATGGTTTGTTGGCCGTGCTCGGGTTGCCTCTCGCGGCGCTCGGCGTCGTGGCCTGGTATCTCCCGTACGTGGCGCCGCGGGCGGTGCTCCGCCTGCATCGCCCGGCTTACGAAGCGATCGCCACGGTCAAGCTCGTCACCGCGCTTGCCGCCTTTCCGCTCGTCTACGCGGTGTGGCTGGTGCTCGTGGTTCGCGCTCGAGGAGGCCTAGCGCTCGCAGTCGCGGCCATCCTCCTGCCGATCGCAGGCCTCGTCACCCTGTATTGGCGTGAGCACTACGAGGATTTGCGTGCTGACCTACGCGCTTTCGCTCTGTCGCTTCGCCGGCGCGGGCTGGCCGAGCAGCTGCGCGAGCGCCAGCGCGCCCTCGTGGACGAGATGGACCGTGTGGTCGAGGATTGGGAAGCGGAAAAAGGCGGCCGCCCCGAAACCTCGGCAGCGACGTGAGCCAAAAGCTGTACGCTCAGTGCTCCATCAGCGTTCGTTCAGAGCCTTCTCGAAGAGCTTCTGTGCGCGCGGATCGGGGCTCTCCACCAGGATCCGGAGGGCTTCACGGCGCATCTCCGGGTCGGGATGGGTGCGGGCCGCATCGATGAGGGCCGGGATGCCGGCGCCGTCGGGCATGTCCGCCAGCGATTCGAGGGCAGTCCGCCGCACATCGGGCGATTCATCCTTCCGCGCTGCCTCCTGCAGGACGTCCAGCGCCCGCCCCGTGGGACCGTGAGTCGCCACCGTCTCCAGTGCTTCGCGCCGCACTTCAGGTTCTGGATGCGACCGGGCAGTCTGGAAGAGAACGTCGTGAGCGCGCGTCACGTCGAGGTCACCGAGGGTCTCGACTGCCTCGCGCTGTGCGTCGATGCTCGGTCCCTTGCGCACGATCCGCGTCAGCACCTCGACGGCGTGCTCTGGCGGGAGGGCCTGGCCGAGCGTCTCGACGATCTCGCGCTGCACATCCGGACTCGGCTCGCTGGCGAGCAGATCGCCGAGGACCCGCTCCGCCTCTTCGGGCGGCAGTGACTGCCCCAGCGTCTCCGCCGCTTCGCGCCGCACGTCCTGCTCCGGGTGGGAACGAAGGATATTCTCCAAAGTGGTGCGGGAGGCCTTGTCCTGGTGCTCGCCGAGCGTCTCCACCGCCTCGCGCTGGACGTCGAGATCGCGGTCGGAAGCGGCGATCTTCTCGAGCGCTGCAACCGCCTTCGGATCGTCCACGTGGCCGAGGGATTCCACGGCTTCCCGGCGCGCCTCGGGATCGCGCAAGGTGTGCGCGAGTGCAATGGCCGAATCGGCGGCGGCGGGCAGGCGCATCTCCCCAACGGCTTCCGCCGCTTCGCGGCGTACCTCCGCCGAGCGGTCGTCCCGTGCCGCCCTGGTGAGCGACTGGAGCGCCAAGGGATCGGGATGGCGTGCCAGCCATTCGGCAGCCTCCTTGCGTACGTCGGTGGGGCGCTGGCCCTCGAGCCGCCCGCGCAGGAGCGGGACCACGAGCTTGGAGGTCGGGTGCACGCCGATCGCCGCCACGAGGTCCGCTTGCATCTCCACATCCGGGTTGTCGCGATCGAGCTGCTCGACGAGCGCGAGGCTGGATGCATCGTCGCCCGGCCCGAGCCAGAGGAGAGGATGGTCTTCGAGATCCACGGGCAGCTTCAAGCTGGAGATGTGCACCCGAGTGAGAGTCTTGCCGCCGGCTTCGAACTGGAAGAGCATGGCGACCTCGTCGGGTGCGCCGAGCCTCGTGGGCAGCACGGCCCCCGGCAGCGTGAAGCCCTCGAAATCACCGAAGCTCGACATCCGGCCACCGAGGGAGATCCCGTGGCCGGTGATCCTGTCGCCCTCGATCCGGCCGAAGAAAACGCTGCCCTCCCCGTAGGGCAAGGGGCGAATCGTGTAGCCGATCCAGTAGGAGCGCAGCTTTCGCGAGCGGGCCTCGCTCGTCGCCCACTGCCAGCGCTGCTCGAGCGCGACCTTGGGG encodes:
- a CDS encoding protein kinase, whose translation is MKLGPYEIVAPLGSGGMGEVWRARDPRLDREVAIKSLPAEFAQDAERLARFEREAKILASLSHPHIAGIHGLEEAGGARYLVLELVSGESVAQRLSRGRLPLDETLALGRQVAAALEAAHDRGIVHRDLKPGNIMVTETGEAKVLDFGLAKGGVAAGADSNPDLTASPTMTYAATHAGVILGTAAYMSPEQARGKSVDRRTDIWSFGVVLFECLTGKQAFEGETTSDLLARILEREPDWKALPASTPPRLVELLQRCLRRDAKERLRDIGDARLGLDEIAQGGAPAALAEERAHPGRGTLWLAIAAAVLLTALATAGAMRRLSRPPEPRPLRLSVQGPEDAVLSIEETDVVISPDGSMLAFAATDSAGISHLWLRPLSSTQPRQLPGTERGVIPFWSPDSRNLAFFADGNLKRVSITGEGMQILCAAPNPRGAAWGPGDVILFAPAASGPLLQVAATGGQPKPATTLDAAKGESAHRFPSFLPDGKHFLYVALPGQEYQYETHVGTLDGKPGPAVVNATGVAVYAHPGFLVFMRQGTVFAQRFDARALRTSGPALALRDLRDVTAAYAGSPAVSVSADGILAQAAPNTSDERVDVLDREGRRLGSLPLPSGWLGQPRVSPDGKQFVVAYTKVGSSSSVIYVVDLVRGISARFISEGPLNLSPIWTPDGRRVIYGSDRAGGRNLYWKRVGGSGGEELLADVPNLFNDPNDVTPDGKFVVYRSLSGQTGEDLWIVGLEGSGEARPLIQTQFNENNAAISPDGKWIAYRSDESGEYQIYVQSFPALDHKVRVSVDGTVGTQMRNTLMRWSHDGRELFFMSRDGHTLLAAPIEPGPEFHAETPRPLLRLPREVVDATISPDGQRLYVILPKQPGGRGVIQLVMNWAGELEEKK
- a CDS encoding HEAT repeat domain-containing protein codes for the protein MNATQALGWALLHFLWQGGAVAVALAGALHATRHHASSTRYLLGVIALAAMLALPVATALHLTIATPGPGEATRIADLSGARHELTGGGASVAEPGGNTTGSPGGSLDRADAPPTSSGSEPASTEETGTLRASSSAAPRLAGIRSLTGSLAARAGELAPGAIPWLLRFWLVGVLLLSCKLLGGWLQAQRLVHEGTRPAPAALEDMLERLRERLGSMRPVRVLESAVVQVPAVIGWLRPVVLVPASALSGLTPAQLELLLAHELAHVRRHDYLVNLLQSVAETLLFYHPAVWWVSRHIRGERELCCDDLALGCGAEASLYARTLLDMEALRVAPQSLALAATGGDLGRRIRRLLVPEPHAETFPRWMAAAFGMAVVLAIAGAVQLSSGVRTVAVAASGEAATPTIVSHPDPKVALEQRWQWATSEARSRKLRSYWIGYTIRPLPYGEGSVFFGRIEGDRITGHGISLGGRMSSFGDFEGFTLPGAVLPTRLGAPDEVAMLFQFEAGGKTLTRVHISSLKLPVDLEDHPLLWLGPGDDASSLALVEQLDRDNPDVEMQADLVAAIGVHPTSKLVVPLLRGRLEGQRPTDVRKEAAEWLARHPDPLALQSLTRAARDDRSAEVRREAAEAVGEMRLPAAADSAIALAHTLRDPEARREAVESLGHVDDPKAVAALEKIAASDRDLDVQREAVETLGEHQDKASRTTLENILRSHPEQDVRREAAETLGQSLPPEEAERVLGDLLASEPSPDVQREIVETLGQALPPEHAVEVLTRIVRKGPSIDAQREAVETLGDLDVTRAHDVLFQTARSHPEPEVRREALETVATHGPTGRALDVLQEAARKDESPDVRRTALESLADMPDGAGIPALIDAARTHPDPEMRREALRILVESPDPRAQKLFEKALNER
- a CDS encoding 1-acyl-sn-glycerol-3-phosphate acyltransferase; protein product: MLGLGVRLVARGALWATRLFYELGRDGPALPDGPVLVVANHPNSLVDALVVFCVAGRPVHPLARAPLFERPVIGQVLHELGGLPVYRPQDDPALLGRNDATFDAAVAALGQGEAVLVFPEGTSHSQPELAPLKTGAARIALRAEAEAQWQLGLRIVPIGLTYRRKAFFRGEAAASVGAALETGAWREAHARDAVAAVRSLTAAIAEALEAVTLQLQGPEDEVLLHAAEALYVAERGLEAPGERDALATRLPRLQVFAAGMNWLRAQDPARFARLAGAVRSHAARLSRLGIEDGELPKAQTWWVTLRALGRDGLLAVLGLPLAALGVVAWYLPYVAPRAVLRLHRPAYEAIATVKLVTALAAFPLVYAVWLVLVVRARGGLALAVAAILLPIAGLVTLYWREHYEDLRADLRAFALSLRRRGLAEQLRERQRALVDEMDRVVEDWEAEKGGRPETSAAT